In Streptomyces capitiformicae, one genomic interval encodes:
- a CDS encoding ATP-dependent Clp protease proteolytic subunit gives MNRPSTRYVLPEFTERTSTGHRTMDPYSKLLEERIVFLGTQIDDTSANDVMAQFMHLEYQSPDRDISLYINSPGGSFSAMTALYDTIQFVTCDVETICLGQAGSSAAVLLAAGTPGKRFVLPGARVVIQQPALTEPVEGQASDLAIQAEELMRNRRKLEEMLVRHTGQSHERISGDIERDKILDAEAAVEYGLADRLIPSRKTSRTLPGAR, from the coding sequence ATGAACCGACCGTCGACCCGCTATGTGCTGCCCGAGTTCACCGAGCGCACCAGTACGGGTCACCGGACGATGGATCCGTACTCGAAGCTGTTGGAAGAACGGATCGTGTTCCTCGGGACGCAGATCGACGACACCTCGGCGAACGATGTGATGGCGCAGTTCATGCACCTCGAGTACCAGTCCCCGGACCGGGACATCTCGCTGTACATCAACTCCCCCGGCGGCTCGTTCAGCGCGATGACGGCGCTTTACGACACGATCCAGTTCGTCACCTGCGATGTAGAGACCATCTGCCTGGGGCAGGCGGGGTCGTCAGCCGCGGTACTGCTGGCGGCGGGCACACCGGGCAAGCGGTTCGTGCTGCCGGGCGCCCGGGTGGTGATCCAGCAGCCGGCGCTGACCGAACCGGTCGAGGGACAGGCGAGCGATCTGGCCATCCAGGCCGAGGAGTTGATGCGCAACCGCCGGAAGCTGGAGGAGATGCTCGTACGGCACACCGGGCAGAGCCACGAGCGGATCAGCGGGGACATCGAGCGGGACAAGATCCTCGACGCGGAGGCCGCGGTGGAGTACGGCCTGGCCGACCGGCTCATCCCGAGCCGCAAGACCTCGCGCACGCTCCCCGGCGCGAGGTGA
- a CDS encoding C40 family peptidase produces the protein MTALNRVPSLLTRAGTASALTIAAVGGSIVVPGVASDAEAATVASKALKVAASKKGSPYKYGAKGPRRFDCSGLTLYAFKKVGKKLPRTAQQQYNKTKHISASNRKLGDLVFFHSGSNVYHVGIYAGKGKIWHSPKTGDVVRLQKIWTKSVWYGRVR, from the coding sequence ATGACTGCGCTCAATCGTGTCCCGTCGCTGTTGACCCGGGCCGGTACGGCCTCGGCCCTCACCATCGCCGCCGTCGGCGGCAGCATCGTGGTCCCGGGCGTCGCATCCGACGCCGAGGCCGCCACAGTGGCGTCGAAGGCACTCAAGGTCGCGGCTTCCAAGAAGGGCTCCCCTTACAAGTACGGCGCCAAGGGCCCTCGCAGGTTCGACTGCTCCGGGCTGACGCTCTACGCGTTCAAGAAGGTGGGCAAGAAGCTGCCCCGTACCGCCCAGCAGCAGTACAACAAGACGAAGCACATCTCCGCGAGCAACCGCAAGCTCGGAGACCTCGTGTTCTTCCACTCGGGGTCGAACGTCTACCACGTCGGCATCTACGCGGGGAAGGGAAAGATCTGGCACTCGCCGAAGACCGGTGACGTCGTACGGCTCCAGAAGATCTGGACCAAGAGCGTCTGGTACGGCCGGGTCCGCTAG
- a CDS encoding DUF6328 family protein, which yields MADERPHPARDERFEARNETHLERADRNFAELLQELRVTQTGVQILFAFLLTLAFTPRFPDLDSVQRATYVTTLLLAVLAAALFTAPAALHRSLFQQSAKPAIVRVSSRLAGVGLAVLMPAFAGSVLLVVDVTLGRAAGVAACAGTLLVCLFLWGLLPKLVGRSGRDGGSSTPSPSPARARGESPVRAPADPLP from the coding sequence ATGGCCGACGAACGCCCCCACCCCGCACGCGACGAGCGCTTCGAAGCACGTAACGAGACGCACCTCGAACGCGCCGACCGCAACTTCGCCGAACTGCTGCAGGAGTTGCGGGTCACCCAGACCGGGGTACAGATCCTCTTCGCGTTCCTGCTGACGCTGGCTTTCACCCCGCGCTTCCCGGACCTCGACTCGGTCCAGCGCGCCACATACGTCACCACGCTTCTGCTGGCGGTTCTCGCGGCCGCGCTGTTCACCGCTCCGGCGGCGCTGCACCGCTCGCTGTTCCAGCAGAGCGCCAAGCCCGCCATCGTGCGGGTCTCGTCCCGGCTGGCCGGCGTGGGCCTGGCCGTCCTGATGCCCGCCTTCGCCGGATCGGTACTGCTGGTCGTGGATGTGACCCTCGGCAGGGCGGCCGGTGTCGCCGCCTGCGCCGGCACACTCCTCGTGTGCCTGTTCCTGTGGGGTCTGCTCCCGAAGCTGGTGGGGCGGTCCGGTCGCGACGGCGGCTCGTCAACACCGTCACCGTCACCCGCACGGGCTCGTGGAGAGTCGCCCGTCAGGGCTCCTGCGGACCCCCTGCCCTGA
- a CDS encoding ATP-binding protein, with amino-acid sequence MADHQEASVTLPSDPASVSAARNYVASVLAEWGLPSGTGIADTVRLIVSELATNAVQHTLGQSPTFTVDIALDRDEQLRIGVTDSHPRFPKRLPAGVQQDNGRGMVIIRWLTAECGGRLSVRPTREGGKTVAIELPWTVPVQPIRAGGPQEP; translated from the coding sequence ATGGCAGATCATCAGGAAGCATCCGTCACTCTGCCGAGCGATCCCGCTTCGGTGTCCGCGGCCCGCAACTACGTCGCCTCCGTGCTCGCCGAATGGGGCCTGCCGAGCGGCACGGGCATCGCGGACACCGTGCGCCTGATCGTGTCCGAACTCGCCACCAACGCCGTCCAGCACACGCTCGGTCAGTCACCCACGTTCACCGTGGACATCGCCCTGGACCGGGACGAGCAACTGCGCATCGGTGTCACCGACAGTCATCCACGCTTTCCGAAACGGCTGCCCGCCGGGGTCCAGCAGGACAACGGCCGGGGCATGGTCATCATTCGCTGGCTGACCGCCGAGTGCGGCGGCAGACTGAGCGTCAGACCCACGCGTGAGGGCGGTAAGACGGTGGCGATCGAACTGCCATGGACGGTCCCCGTGCAACCGATCAGGGCAGGGGGTCCGCAGGAGCCCTGA
- a CDS encoding helix-turn-helix domain-containing protein has protein sequence MQYGPAVRRRKLGAELRVLRTGSGLTSIEAARLVGWHQSKVSRIETGASGVKPADVRKLLDAYEVGDTELRGLLLALAGSEDGGGRHNWWHAYRGVLPPTYRDFISLESQASGIRTLETSVVPGLLQIPEYARAVTRAAVEGLEDDKLDTLVEVRLARQDVLRGNPPMELSAVLDEGVLRREVGGPEIMARQLGRLVEAAALPQVRLQVLPFTAGAHIGITGPFVIFSFRSTSDLDVVVLDHLTSSLYLERKEDLRAYVEAFNALQIHALSPEDSLDYIAGLAHCQSTGA, from the coding sequence ATGCAATACGGTCCGGCGGTGCGCCGCCGCAAGCTCGGTGCCGAGTTGCGCGTCCTGCGCACCGGATCCGGGCTCACGAGTATCGAGGCGGCCCGGCTGGTGGGCTGGCACCAGTCCAAGGTGAGCCGGATCGAGACGGGCGCCAGTGGGGTGAAGCCCGCTGACGTACGGAAGCTACTGGACGCGTACGAGGTCGGCGACACCGAATTGCGGGGGCTGCTGCTGGCCTTGGCGGGCTCCGAGGACGGCGGGGGGCGGCACAACTGGTGGCACGCGTATCGCGGGGTGCTGCCGCCGACGTACCGGGACTTCATCAGCCTGGAGTCGCAGGCCAGCGGGATACGGACGCTGGAGACCTCGGTCGTACCAGGGCTCTTGCAGATCCCGGAGTACGCCCGGGCGGTGACGCGGGCCGCGGTGGAGGGGCTGGAAGACGACAAACTCGACACGCTCGTGGAAGTGCGGCTCGCGCGGCAGGACGTACTGCGCGGAAATCCGCCGATGGAGCTCAGCGCCGTGCTCGACGAGGGGGTTTTGCGGCGGGAGGTCGGCGGTCCCGAGATCATGGCCCGCCAGCTGGGGCGTCTGGTCGAGGCGGCGGCCCTTCCTCAGGTGCGACTGCAGGTGCTGCCGTTCACTGCCGGGGCACACATCGGCATCACCGGACCTTTCGTCATTTTCTCATTTAGGAGCACTTCCGATCTGGACGTGGTTGTTCTCGACCACTTGACGAGTAGCCTCTACCTGGAGCGGAAAGAAGACCTCAGGGCTTATGTCGAGGCCTTCAACGCCCTTCAGATCCACGCCCTTTCGCCCGAGGACTCGTTGGATTACATCGCCGGGCTGGCCCACTGCCAGTCGACCGGCGCGTAA
- a CDS encoding DUF397 domain-containing protein: MSAPPRNVPTSTALRGVCWRRSSRSTGMNNCVETARPGSGRWAGLVAVRDSKNTAGPALLFAPEAWEGFITTLR, encoded by the coding sequence ATGTCCGCACCGCCTCGGAACGTACCTACCAGTACCGCACTGCGCGGTGTGTGCTGGCGGCGCAGCAGCCGCAGCACCGGAATGAACAACTGTGTGGAGACGGCCCGTCCCGGGTCCGGCCGCTGGGCCGGTCTTGTGGCCGTACGCGACTCGAAGAACACGGCGGGGCCGGCTCTGCTGTTCGCCCCCGAGGCATGGGAGGGATTCATCACCACGCTTCGGTGA
- a CDS encoding 8-amino-7-oxononanoate synthase, with protein MAFGWIDEQAAARRRAGLVRTLRPRPADSPLLDLASNDYLGLARHPEIIEGAAEAARRWGGGATGSRLVTGTTELHGELERELADFCGFEAALVFSSGYAANLAAVTALAPHGSLVVSDAGNHASLIDGCRLARGTTQVVAHADPDAVRKALSTAKSPAITVSDTVFSVDGDAAPLAELAAACREYGAGLVVDDAHGLGVLGDGGRGAPHAAGLAGAPDVVVTVTLSKSLGSQGGAVLGPAHVIDHLVNAARTFIFDTGLAPAATGAALAALRLLRREPERAARAREVARALHTRLTASGHEAVRPDAAVVSVRAPSPDQAVRWAADCRSAGLAVGCFRPPSVPDGVSRLRLTARADLTEGQIDRAVGIIGDTRP; from the coding sequence ATGGCGTTCGGCTGGATCGACGAGCAGGCCGCCGCGCGCCGCCGCGCCGGGCTCGTACGGACCCTGCGCCCCCGCCCCGCCGACTCGCCGCTCCTCGACCTCGCGAGCAACGACTACCTGGGCCTGGCCCGGCACCCCGAGATCATCGAGGGCGCCGCCGAGGCCGCGCGCAGGTGGGGCGGCGGCGCCACCGGCTCCCGGCTCGTCACCGGCACCACCGAACTCCACGGCGAACTGGAGCGGGAGCTGGCCGACTTCTGCGGCTTCGAGGCGGCCCTGGTCTTCTCCTCCGGCTACGCCGCCAACCTCGCTGCCGTCACCGCGCTCGCACCGCACGGCTCCCTCGTCGTCTCCGACGCCGGAAACCACGCCTCCCTCATCGACGGCTGCCGACTGGCCCGCGGCACCACCCAGGTCGTGGCACACGCCGACCCGGACGCCGTCCGCAAGGCGCTGAGCACGGCGAAAAGCCCGGCCATCACCGTCTCCGACACGGTGTTCTCCGTGGACGGCGACGCCGCCCCGCTGGCCGAACTGGCGGCCGCCTGCCGTGAGTACGGCGCCGGACTGGTCGTGGACGACGCCCACGGGCTCGGTGTCCTGGGCGACGGCGGCCGGGGAGCGCCGCACGCGGCGGGACTCGCGGGCGCCCCCGATGTCGTCGTGACGGTGACGCTGTCGAAGTCGCTGGGCAGCCAGGGCGGTGCCGTCCTCGGCCCGGCGCACGTCATCGACCACCTGGTCAACGCGGCCCGTACGTTCATCTTCGACACGGGCCTCGCCCCGGCCGCCACCGGCGCCGCCCTCGCCGCGCTCCGGCTGCTGCGCCGCGAGCCGGAGCGTGCCGCGCGGGCCCGCGAGGTGGCCAGGGCCCTGCACACACGGCTGACGGCGTCGGGCCATGAAGCGGTGCGGCCCGACGCCGCCGTGGTGTCCGTGCGTGCGCCGTCTCCGGATCAGGCGGTGCGGTGGGCGGCGGATTGCCGGTCGGCGGGTCTCGCCGTCGGCTGTTTCCGCCCACCGTCCGTACCCGACGGCGTTTCGAGGCTGCGGCTGACCGCCCGCGCGGATCTCACCGAGGGCCAGATCGACCGAGCCGTGGGGATCATCGGCGATACGCGACCGTGA
- the bioB gene encoding biotin synthase BioB → MDLLNTLVDKGLRREPPSRAEALAVLGTSDDDLLDVVAAAGKVRRHWFGRRVKLNYLVNLKSGLCPEDCSYCSQRLGSTTGILKYTWLKPDEASKAAAAGLAGGAKRVCLVASGRGPTDRDVDRVAGTIKAIKEQNEGVEVCACLGLLSDGQAERLREAGADAYNHNLNTSESTYGEITTTHTYADRVDTVQKAHAAGLSACSGLIAGMGESDEDLVDVVFSLRELDPDSVPVNFLIPVEGTPLGKEWNLTPQRCLRILAMVRFVCPDIEVRIAGGREVHLRTMQPLALHLANSIFLGDYLTTEGQAGKADLEMIADAGFEVEGMGEVTLPEHRVSGGCGSESACGSESACGSDDVCGTATAAPVGEPRTDLVAVRRRGAGTDLAPNA, encoded by the coding sequence ATGGACCTGCTGAACACGCTGGTGGACAAAGGGCTCCGGCGCGAGCCGCCGAGCCGTGCCGAGGCGCTCGCCGTCCTGGGCACCTCCGACGACGACCTGTTGGATGTGGTGGCCGCGGCCGGCAAGGTGCGTCGGCACTGGTTCGGACGCCGGGTGAAGCTGAACTACCTGGTCAACCTCAAGTCCGGGCTCTGCCCCGAGGACTGCTCCTACTGTTCCCAGCGGCTCGGCTCCACCACCGGCATCCTCAAGTACACCTGGCTCAAGCCAGACGAGGCCTCCAAGGCCGCCGCGGCCGGGCTCGCCGGTGGCGCCAAGCGGGTCTGCCTGGTGGCGTCCGGGCGCGGCCCGACCGACCGGGACGTCGACCGGGTCGCCGGCACCATCAAGGCGATCAAGGAGCAGAACGAGGGTGTCGAGGTGTGCGCCTGCCTCGGTCTCCTCTCCGACGGCCAGGCCGAACGCCTGCGCGAGGCGGGCGCGGACGCCTACAACCACAACCTCAACACCTCCGAGTCCACGTACGGCGAGATCACGACGACGCACACGTACGCCGATCGGGTGGACACGGTGCAGAAGGCGCACGCGGCGGGTCTGTCGGCGTGCTCGGGTCTGATCGCGGGCATGGGCGAGAGCGACGAGGACCTGGTCGACGTGGTCTTCTCACTGCGCGAACTGGACCCGGACTCGGTGCCGGTCAACTTCCTCATCCCGGTCGAGGGCACTCCGCTGGGCAAGGAGTGGAACCTCACCCCGCAACGGTGTCTGCGGATCCTGGCGATGGTCCGGTTCGTCTGCCCCGACATCGAGGTGCGCATCGCGGGCGGCCGTGAGGTCCATCTGCGCACGATGCAGCCGCTCGCCCTGCACCTGGCCAACTCCATCTTCCTCGGCGACTACCTCACCACCGAGGGCCAGGCCGGCAAGGCCGACCTGGAGATGATCGCCGACGCCGGGTTCGAGGTGGAGGGCATGGGCGAGGTGACGCTGCCGGAGCACCGCGTCTCGGGCGGATGCGGATCCGAGAGTGCCTGCGGCTCGGAGAGTGCCTGCGGCTCCGACGATGTGTGCGGTACGGCCACTGCCGCGCCGGTCGGCGAGCCGCGCACCGACCTCGTCGCCGTACGCCGCCGGGGCGCCGGAACCGATCTCGCGCCCAATGCCTGA
- a CDS encoding adenosylmethionine--8-amino-7-oxononanoate transaminase, giving the protein MPELSVPELLDLDRRHVWHPYGPMPGRVEPLVVEAASGVRLKLADGSGELVDGMSSWWSAIHGYNHPVLNEAAREQLGRMSHVMFGGLTHEPAVRLAKRLVDMSPEGLEHVFLADSGSVSVEVAVKMCLQYWRSLGRPRKQRLLTWRGGYHGDTWQPMSVCDPEGGMHELWQGVLPRQVFVDAPPTEYEESYAESLRSAIGRHADELAAVIVEPVVQGAGGMRFHSPAYLRVLREACDAHDVLLVFDEIATGFGRTGALFAADHAAVTPDVMCVGKALTGGYLTMAATLCTARVADGISRGEVPVLAHGPTFMGNPLAAAVACASIELLLGQDWAAEVKRIEAGLREGLAPALDVPGVKDVRVLGAIGVVQLDHGVDMTTATAAAVREGVWLRPFRDLVYTMPPYVTGDEDVARIARAVCAAAREG; this is encoded by the coding sequence ATGCCTGAGCTGAGCGTGCCCGAGCTGCTGGATCTCGACCGGCGGCATGTCTGGCATCCGTACGGGCCTATGCCCGGCCGGGTCGAGCCGCTCGTCGTGGAGGCGGCGAGCGGGGTACGACTGAAGCTCGCCGACGGCTCGGGCGAGCTGGTGGACGGCATGTCGTCCTGGTGGTCGGCGATCCACGGCTACAACCACCCGGTGCTCAACGAGGCGGCGCGCGAGCAGCTGGGCCGGATGAGTCATGTCATGTTCGGCGGGCTCACGCACGAGCCCGCCGTACGGCTGGCGAAGCGTCTTGTCGACATGTCTCCCGAGGGCCTGGAGCATGTCTTCCTGGCGGACTCGGGCTCGGTCTCGGTCGAGGTCGCGGTCAAGATGTGCCTGCAGTACTGGCGCTCGCTGGGCCGCCCCCGCAAACAGCGCCTGCTGACCTGGCGCGGTGGTTACCACGGCGACACCTGGCAGCCGATGTCCGTGTGCGACCCCGAGGGCGGGATGCACGAGCTGTGGCAGGGCGTGCTGCCCCGGCAGGTGTTCGTGGACGCGCCGCCGACGGAGTACGAGGAGTCGTACGCGGAGTCGCTGCGCTCGGCGATCGGACGGCACGCCGACGAACTGGCCGCGGTGATCGTGGAGCCGGTGGTGCAGGGCGCGGGTGGGATGCGGTTCCACTCCCCCGCGTATCTGCGGGTGCTGCGCGAGGCGTGCGACGCGCACGATGTACTGCTGGTGTTCGACGAGATCGCGACCGGTTTCGGGCGCACGGGCGCGCTGTTCGCGGCGGACCACGCGGCGGTGACGCCCGATGTGATGTGCGTGGGCAAGGCTCTGACCGGCGGCTACCTGACCATGGCGGCGACGCTGTGCACGGCACGGGTGGCCGACGGGATCTCGCGCGGCGAGGTGCCCGTGCTGGCCCACGGGCCGACCTTCATGGGCAACCCGCTGGCGGCGGCCGTCGCCTGCGCCTCGATCGAACTGCTGCTGGGGCAGGACTGGGCGGCGGAGGTCAAGCGGATCGAGGCCGGACTGAGGGAGGGGCTGGCGCCGGCGCTCGACGTACCCGGTGTGAAGGACGTACGCGTACTGGGCGCCATCGGCGTCGTCCAGCTCGACCACGGGGTGGACATGACGACGGCCACGGCTGCCGCCGTACGCGAGGGTGTGTGGCTGCGGCCGTTCCGCGATCTCGTCTACACGATGCCGCCGTACGTCACGGGCGACGAGGACGTGGCACGGATCGCCCGTGCGGTGTGCGCGGCGGCGCGGGAGGGGTGA
- the bioD gene encoding dethiobiotin synthase, producing MTVLVITGTGTEVGKTVTTAAVAAVAVAAGRSVAVLKPAQTGVRPDERGDADEVARLAGAVTARELARYPEPLAPATAARRSGLPPLHPEDVAEAAGKLAAEHDLVLVEGAGGLLVRFDEAGGTLADAARLLGAPVLLVASAGLGTLNTTELTARELAVREVELAGVVIGSWPQRPDLASRCNLADLPVVAGSPLLGAVPEGAGTLAPTTFRAEAGNWLASGLGGVWDAVSFTTAEAAP from the coding sequence ATGACGGTCCTGGTGATCACGGGGACGGGTACGGAGGTCGGCAAGACGGTCACCACGGCGGCCGTCGCGGCGGTGGCGGTGGCCGCGGGTCGGTCCGTGGCCGTCCTGAAGCCGGCTCAGACGGGTGTACGGCCGGACGAGCGCGGCGACGCGGACGAGGTGGCCCGGCTCGCGGGCGCCGTGACCGCACGCGAACTCGCCCGCTATCCCGAGCCGTTGGCCCCCGCCACCGCCGCCCGACGCTCCGGGCTGCCTCCCCTGCACCCTGAGGACGTGGCCGAGGCCGCCGGGAAACTGGCCGCCGAGCACGACCTCGTGCTGGTCGAGGGCGCGGGTGGGTTGCTCGTACGCTTCGACGAGGCGGGCGGAACGCTGGCGGACGCGGCCCGGCTGCTGGGGGCGCCGGTGTTGCTGGTCGCCTCGGCGGGATTGGGCACGCTCAACACGACCGAGCTGACGGCGCGCGAACTGGCCGTTCGGGAGGTGGAGTTGGCGGGAGTGGTGATCGGCAGCTGGCCGCAGCGGCCCGACCTGGCGTCCCGTTGCAACCTGGCGGACCTTCCGGTGGTGGCGGGGTCTCCACTGCTGGGGGCGGTGCCGGAGGGGGCGGGGACGTTGGCGCCGACCACGTTCCGCGCGGAGGCCGGTAACTGGCTGGCGTCTGGCCTGGGGGGCGTGTGGGATGCCGTTTCCTTCACCACCGCGGAAGCCGCGCCTTAG
- a CDS encoding helix-turn-helix transcriptional regulator has product MNVWPSPDAEPAVRAELAEGVRVRLLHAAHGDPRAAAELAAALTERQAAGLDPLPAEPLALTPTLLRVHRRDVRALPDDTRFLLLLAAADQYPIPTHAYARAVTAARLDTRPLDLAEAAGLAHATAQGIVFRDAWTRIAVYESASVDDRREAHRLLAGVLSGEGERPRRSWHRAAAALGPSRRLAAELRLAARVARAIGEPALASALAERAATLTPEPAERMPLLAQAAAEAWQSGDGDRARRLVAATDDDALGGLLALRAGNASEAFDALLTATVRHGHDQASDTAAHLLARATEAAIYTGDLRRCREAAAVADRLGILPPSTLGALAAAFEGRYDDARDVLEAAAGRCGPGGDPTLLIHSGIAALLLGDHTRAATATARAATSARARGESVTVPQAMEFRAYAEFWTGRPKAAEAAAVDALRQAYATGQDNGACHLQAALAMFAAVTGDEKVCRERAESARAYALERGLGLPAALAMFALAFLDLSTGRYAASAARLRALAGFGPGHGHRAIRHIATPLYVEAAVRTGDTRVARAAHADYDRWARTVRSADDLALSARGRALLATGEEGVEHYRTALDLHAGGTRDFERARTELLFGSALRRLRNRNEARDRLHSALEAFEHFGSPHCAAQSRAELRALGERAAETRDTEDLTTRLTAQQLMVARMAAEGATNREIAARLLLSPRTIDHHLRGVFARLGIRSRIELVRLLGEGSD; this is encoded by the coding sequence ATGAACGTGTGGCCGAGCCCGGATGCCGAGCCGGCCGTACGGGCCGAGCTCGCCGAAGGCGTGCGCGTACGCCTGCTGCACGCCGCGCACGGCGACCCGCGAGCCGCCGCGGAACTGGCCGCCGCCCTGACCGAACGTCAGGCCGCGGGCCTCGACCCACTCCCCGCCGAACCGCTCGCGCTCACCCCCACCCTCCTGCGCGTCCACCGGCGGGACGTACGGGCCCTGCCCGACGACACCCGCTTCCTGCTGCTCCTCGCCGCCGCCGACCAGTACCCGATCCCCACGCACGCCTATGCGCGGGCCGTCACGGCGGCACGGCTCGACACCCGCCCCCTCGACCTGGCCGAAGCGGCGGGCCTCGCCCACGCCACCGCCCAGGGCATCGTCTTCCGGGACGCCTGGACACGGATCGCCGTGTACGAGTCCGCGTCCGTGGACGACCGACGCGAGGCCCACCGGCTGCTCGCCGGTGTCCTGAGCGGCGAGGGCGAAAGACCCAGACGCTCCTGGCACCGGGCCGCCGCCGCCCTCGGGCCCAGCCGCCGCCTCGCCGCCGAACTCCGGTTGGCGGCACGGGTGGCACGTGCCATCGGCGAACCCGCCCTGGCCTCCGCCCTCGCCGAACGCGCCGCCACGCTCACCCCCGAGCCCGCCGAACGCATGCCCCTGCTCGCCCAGGCGGCGGCCGAGGCCTGGCAGTCGGGCGACGGCGACCGGGCCCGCCGCCTCGTCGCGGCCACCGACGACGACGCCCTCGGCGGTCTCCTCGCCCTGCGCGCGGGCAACGCCTCCGAGGCCTTCGACGCGCTGCTCACCGCCACCGTCCGGCACGGCCACGACCAGGCCTCGGACACCGCCGCCCACTTGTTGGCACGAGCCACCGAGGCCGCCATCTACACCGGGGACCTACGCCGCTGCCGTGAGGCCGCCGCCGTCGCCGACCGGCTGGGGATCCTGCCGCCGAGCACGCTGGGCGCGCTGGCCGCCGCGTTCGAGGGGCGGTACGACGACGCCCGCGACGTCCTCGAAGCCGCCGCCGGACGCTGCGGCCCCGGCGGCGACCCCACCCTGCTCATCCACTCCGGGATCGCCGCCCTGCTCCTCGGCGACCACACCCGCGCCGCCACCGCCACCGCCCGCGCCGCCACCTCCGCCCGGGCCAGGGGCGAGTCGGTGACCGTGCCGCAGGCCATGGAGTTCCGCGCCTACGCCGAGTTCTGGACCGGGCGCCCCAAGGCCGCCGAGGCCGCCGCCGTGGACGCCCTGCGCCAGGCCTACGCCACCGGACAGGACAACGGGGCCTGCCATCTCCAGGCCGCCCTCGCGATGTTCGCGGCCGTCACCGGCGACGAGAAGGTCTGCCGGGAGCGCGCCGAGTCCGCCCGGGCGTACGCCCTGGAGCGCGGACTCGGACTGCCCGCCGCCCTCGCCATGTTCGCCCTCGCCTTCCTCGATCTGAGCACCGGCCGTTACGCCGCCTCCGCGGCCCGCCTCCGCGCGCTCGCCGGATTCGGCCCGGGCCACGGGCACCGGGCCATCCGGCACATCGCCACCCCGCTCTACGTCGAGGCCGCCGTCCGCACGGGCGACACCCGTGTGGCCCGCGCCGCGCACGCCGACTACGACCGCTGGGCCCGCACCGTCCGCAGCGCCGACGACCTCGCCCTCAGCGCCCGTGGCCGCGCGCTGCTGGCCACCGGGGAGGAGGGCGTCGAGCACTACCGCACGGCCCTCGACCTCCACGCCGGTGGCACCCGCGACTTCGAACGCGCCCGCACGGAACTGCTGTTCGGTAGCGCCCTGCGCAGGCTCCGAAACCGCAACGAGGCCCGCGACCGCCTCCACAGTGCCCTGGAAGCCTTCGAACACTTCGGTTCCCCGCACTGCGCGGCCCAGTCTCGCGCCGAACTCCGAGCCCTGGGCGAGCGCGCCGCCGAGACCCGAGACACCGAGGACCTCACCACCCGCCTCACGGCCCAGCAGCTGATGGTGGCGCGGATGGCGGCGGAGGGCGCGACGAACCGTGAGATCGCGGCCCGGCTGCTGCTGAGCCCGCGAACGATCGACCATCATCTCCGGGGCGTGTTCGCCCGGTTGGGGATCAGGTCGAGGATCGAACTGGTGCGGCTGCTGGGGGAGGGCAGCGACTGA
- a CDS encoding esterase/lipase family protein: protein MHRRMRRIATALATVTTTLLLSLSFSATSAQAATHNPVVFVHGLSSSSSSWDEWVAHFKADGYTASELHAWSYDWSQSNVTTARQLQTKIQSVLASTGASKVDVVVHSMGALSSRHYLKNLGGTAYVDDFVSTAGVNHGTTVAGWCRWLYTSCNEMYTGSSFLTSLNSGDETPGSVSYASYWSNCDDALTPDTTAILSGATNVEVGCVSHNDMNNDEGIYRQVRAFIA from the coding sequence ATGCATCGCCGCATGCGCCGCATCGCCACGGCCCTCGCGACCGTGACCACCACGCTCCTTCTGTCACTCTCCTTCTCCGCGACCTCCGCTCAGGCCGCCACCCACAACCCCGTTGTCTTCGTACACGGTTTGAGCAGTTCGTCCAGCAGCTGGGACGAATGGGTCGCGCACTTCAAGGCGGACGGCTACACGGCCTCCGAGCTGCACGCCTGGTCCTACGACTGGAGCCAGTCCAACGTCACGACGGCACGGCAGCTCCAGACCAAGATCCAGAGCGTGCTCGCCTCGACCGGCGCCTCCAAGGTCGACGTGGTCGTCCACTCGATGGGCGCGCTCAGCTCCCGCCACTACCTCAAGAACCTCGGCGGAACGGCGTACGTGGACGACTTCGTGTCCACGGCCGGTGTGAACCACGGGACGACCGTCGCCGGCTGGTGCCGTTGGCTGTACACGTCCTGCAACGAGATGTACACCGGAAGTTCGTTCCTGACCTCGCTCAACTCCGGTGACGAGACCCCGGGCAGCGTGTCGTACGCCAGCTACTGGTCGAACTGCGACGACGCGCTCACCCCGGACACCACCGCGATCCTGAGCGGTGCCACGAACGTCGAGGTCGGCTGTGTCTCGCACAACGACATGAACAACGACGAGGGCATCTACAGGCAGGTGCGGGCCTTCATCGCCTGA